In the genome of Pelagibacterium nitratireducens, one region contains:
- a CDS encoding GNAT family N-acetyltransferase: MDYKIVARIPDIETFARLRAISGLSPRSRDGMEKGLPNSLFAVLVVHRGHVVGMGRIIGDGGTAYQITDIAVDPIHQGKGLGKAIMAALIDWLEREAPEKAYVSLIVDGDARHLYGKFGFQPVMPASIGMARVMVKTP; the protein is encoded by the coding sequence ATGGACTACAAGATTGTCGCGCGGATACCCGATATCGAAACCTTTGCCCGACTGCGCGCCATATCGGGCCTGTCGCCCCGCAGCCGGGATGGCATGGAAAAGGGCCTTCCCAATTCACTTTTCGCCGTTCTGGTTGTCCATAGGGGCCACGTCGTCGGCATGGGCCGCATCATCGGCGATGGCGGCACCGCCTACCAGATCACCGACATCGCGGTCGATCCCATCCATCAGGGCAAGGGCTTGGGCAAGGCTATCATGGCCGCGCTGATCGATTGGCTCGAGCGCGAAGCGCCCGAAAAGGCCTATGTTTCGCTGATCGTCGATGGCGACGCGCGCCATCTCTATGGAAAATTCGGTTTTCAGCCCGTTATGCCCGCCTCGATCGGCATGGCGCGCGTCATGGTCAAGACGCCATGA
- a CDS encoding response regulator: protein MLQRKDAPLILVVEDEPLVRLDITLAMVDAGFSVIEVPDAEQALELLETRGSIGLVFTDVELAGALSGFDLANAVKERWPHIPVLVTSGRAAPRADIADSFIAKPYDTSAVISQARALAA, encoded by the coding sequence ATGTTACAGAGAAAGGACGCCCCGCTCATCCTTGTCGTCGAAGACGAGCCTCTGGTTCGTCTCGATATCACGCTGGCCATGGTCGATGCCGGATTTTCCGTGATCGAGGTGCCCGACGCCGAACAGGCTCTCGAACTGCTCGAGACGCGCGGTTCGATCGGGCTGGTGTTTACCGATGTCGAATTGGCCGGTGCGCTCAGCGGGTTCGATCTGGCCAACGCTGTCAAGGAACGCTGGCCACACATTCCGGTACTGGTGACGTCGGGCCGCGCTGCCCCGCGTGCCGATATCGCCGACAGTTTCATTGCCAAACCCTACGACACC